In a single window of the Xylanimonas protaetiae genome:
- a CDS encoding D-sedoheptulose-7-phosphate isomerase — protein sequence MTAQVRDHGRAAEAFEGRIDDVRKVAQVFQTAFADGKTLWTFGNGGSAADAQHFTGELVGHYRHDRRPLPAVTLSCDPTSMTCIANDYAYDDVFSRQVAALARPGDVVAAFTTSGRSPNVVTGLAAAKANGATTVLFGGGDGGPAAQHADHLLLSPSTVTPRIQEMHTLMLHLISEHLDNWAAGVEP from the coding sequence ATGACCGCCCAAGTGCGCGACCACGGTCGTGCCGCCGAGGCATTCGAAGGACGGATCGACGACGTGCGGAAGGTCGCACAGGTATTCCAGACGGCGTTCGCCGACGGCAAGACGCTGTGGACGTTCGGCAACGGCGGATCCGCCGCGGACGCCCAGCACTTCACGGGCGAACTCGTGGGGCACTACCGCCACGACCGCCGCCCGCTGCCCGCCGTCACGCTGTCGTGCGACCCCACGTCCATGACGTGCATCGCTAACGACTACGCGTACGACGACGTGTTCTCCCGCCAGGTCGCGGCGCTCGCCCGGCCAGGTGACGTCGTGGCCGCGTTCACGACGTCGGGCCGTTCGCCCAACGTCGTCACCGGCCTCGCCGCCGCGAAGGCGAACGGAGCCACCACCGTGCTGTTCGGTGGCGGGGACGGCGGCCCCGCCGCCCAGCACGCCGACCACCTGCTGCTGTCGCCGTCGACCGTGACCCCGCGTATCCAGGAGATGCACACGCTGATGTTGCACCTCATCAGCGAGCACCTCGACAACTGGGCAGCGGGAGTGGAGCCGTGA
- a CDS encoding alpha-mannosidase yields the protein MTNAPSGPQPAGLQPPPTATPARKIHMIGNAHLDCVWLWPWQEGYQEARATFRSVLDRMDEYPDFVFTCDQIVLLSFVEDHDPDLFARIADRVREGRWVNVGGWWVEPDCNTPSGESFVRQGLLGQRYLASRFGKPTTVGMNVDPFGHNAMIPQILRDQGMDTYTFLRPGPHESDLHDSGFWWESPDGSRVLAWRIPFEYCSPPGSVVGQTEKSLAQINHRAGVDAEPVMVFYGVGNHGGGPTKANIDSIHRFDTMGSFGRLKLSDPRQFFDEFAQALGPDGLAALPVRRDDLQHHAPGCYSAHSGIKQWLRRAQANVLNAERWAAVVSREYGIDYPREELLHAWEQVCFNQFHDTLPGSAVEPSYDDARDQLGEAVAIAKRIITRSHNVIARHVSIPMDTATQPVLVFNPHPFPVEVDIELQYGVQPAGVHVVDADGLRTPSQRIQSTATTDDKGRGAVAFRASLPALGYRLYRLIGGAASPALPWSPPATGGPAVTPAPVTAEVTDERVLLENQHLRVELDPVTGWLTSLLDKRTGVDVVAGAVGEHIQISEDPTDTWGHRVISYAGAGAPMSTTRVLVRQQGELRASVRVERTWGRSTVVEEFTLAFDADALDCAITIDWREHAHLMKLRFPTVLTDPVGTYEIPFGHQERPVDGAEEPGQSWIDLTGTVGGRTAGLTVINNAKHGYDVSPADSPTPGLTPSLGITAVRSPVYSWHDPRELEPDGLYSYQDQGIQRWRYQLVPHTGSLDADNATRRATVLGSTPRAMLESFHDGVMPGIHSYLDVETEGPGRVIVTALKGAEDVGRDGQTDVIVRAVESSGRPGTTSARFVLSFSDGNREVVADFGPSKLRTFKVPADPAEPVVEVNLIEWDLDRQPAPVGQPLVTPHEAPTATADDVAAATELAPADEDVQA from the coding sequence ATGACGAACGCCCCATCGGGGCCGCAGCCGGCAGGGCTGCAGCCGCCGCCGACCGCGACGCCCGCCCGAAAGATCCACATGATCGGCAACGCCCATCTGGACTGCGTGTGGCTGTGGCCGTGGCAGGAGGGATACCAGGAGGCGCGCGCGACGTTCCGCTCGGTGCTCGACCGGATGGACGAGTACCCCGACTTCGTCTTCACGTGCGACCAGATCGTGCTGCTGAGCTTCGTGGAGGACCACGACCCGGACCTGTTCGCCCGCATCGCGGATCGCGTCCGCGAAGGCCGGTGGGTCAATGTCGGCGGATGGTGGGTCGAGCCCGACTGCAACACCCCCTCGGGCGAGTCGTTCGTGCGCCAGGGCCTCCTGGGCCAGCGCTACCTGGCCTCACGATTCGGCAAGCCCACCACGGTGGGCATGAACGTGGACCCGTTCGGGCACAACGCGATGATCCCGCAGATCCTGCGCGACCAGGGCATGGACACCTACACGTTCCTGCGTCCGGGCCCGCACGAGTCGGACCTGCACGACTCGGGCTTCTGGTGGGAGTCCCCCGACGGGTCGCGCGTCCTGGCATGGCGCATCCCGTTCGAGTACTGCTCCCCACCCGGTTCCGTCGTCGGGCAGACCGAGAAGTCGCTCGCCCAGATCAACCACCGCGCCGGGGTGGACGCCGAGCCCGTCATGGTGTTCTACGGCGTCGGCAACCACGGCGGCGGGCCAACCAAGGCGAACATCGACTCGATCCACCGGTTCGACACCATGGGGTCGTTCGGGCGCCTGAAGCTCTCCGACCCGCGCCAGTTCTTCGACGAGTTTGCGCAGGCTCTCGGCCCGGACGGGCTGGCCGCACTGCCGGTGCGCCGCGACGACCTGCAGCACCACGCACCGGGCTGCTACTCCGCGCACTCGGGCATCAAGCAGTGGCTGCGCCGCGCCCAGGCGAACGTGCTGAACGCCGAACGCTGGGCCGCCGTCGTCTCCCGCGAGTACGGCATCGACTACCCGCGCGAGGAGCTGCTGCACGCCTGGGAGCAGGTCTGCTTCAACCAGTTCCACGACACCCTGCCGGGGTCGGCGGTCGAGCCCTCGTACGACGACGCACGCGACCAGTTGGGCGAGGCTGTCGCGATCGCGAAGCGCATCATCACCCGCTCGCACAACGTCATTGCCCGCCACGTCAGCATCCCCATGGACACGGCCACGCAGCCGGTGCTGGTTTTCAACCCGCACCCGTTCCCCGTCGAGGTGGACATCGAGCTCCAGTACGGCGTGCAGCCTGCCGGCGTGCACGTCGTGGACGCCGACGGCCTGCGCACGCCCTCGCAGCGCATCCAGTCGACGGCCACCACCGACGACAAGGGCCGCGGCGCCGTCGCGTTCCGCGCGTCGCTACCGGCGCTCGGCTACCGCCTCTACCGGCTCATCGGCGGTGCGGCCTCACCCGCGTTGCCGTGGTCGCCGCCCGCGACCGGCGGCCCCGCCGTCACACCCGCGCCGGTCACGGCCGAGGTCACCGACGAGCGCGTGCTGCTGGAGAACCAGCATCTGCGGGTCGAGCTCGACCCGGTCACCGGCTGGCTCACGTCGCTGCTCGACAAGCGCACGGGAGTCGACGTCGTGGCGGGCGCCGTGGGCGAGCACATCCAGATCTCCGAGGACCCCACCGACACGTGGGGCCACCGCGTGATCTCGTACGCGGGCGCCGGGGCGCCGATGAGCACGACGCGCGTGCTGGTCCGCCAGCAGGGCGAACTGCGGGCGTCGGTACGCGTCGAGCGCACATGGGGCCGGTCCACGGTGGTCGAGGAGTTCACCCTCGCCTTCGACGCCGACGCGCTGGACTGCGCGATCACGATCGACTGGCGCGAGCACGCGCACCTGATGAAGCTGCGCTTCCCGACCGTGCTGACCGACCCGGTGGGAACCTACGAGATCCCGTTCGGCCACCAGGAGCGGCCGGTCGACGGCGCAGAGGAGCCGGGCCAGTCGTGGATCGACCTGACGGGCACCGTCGGCGGGCGTACCGCCGGTCTGACGGTCATCAACAACGCCAAGCACGGCTACGACGTCTCGCCGGCCGACTCGCCGACGCCGGGCCTCACGCCGAGCCTCGGCATCACCGCCGTGCGCAGCCCGGTGTACTCCTGGCACGACCCGCGCGAGCTCGAGCCGGACGGCCTGTACTCCTACCAGGATCAGGGCATCCAGCGGTGGCGCTACCAGCTCGTGCCGCACACGGGGTCGCTCGACGCTGACAACGCCACGCGCCGCGCCACGGTGCTGGGCTCGACGCCGCGCGCCATGCTCGAGTCCTTCCACGACGGCGTGATGCCCGGCATCCACTCCTACCTGGACGTCGAGACCGAGGGCCCCGGCCGGGTCATCGTCACGGCACTCAAGGGTGCCGAGGACGTGGGCCGCGACGGGCAGACCGACGTCATCGTGCGCGCCGTCGAGTCCAGCGGGCGTCCTGGGACCACCAGCGCCCGGTTCGTGCTGTCGTTCTCCGACGGCAATCGCGAGGTGGTGGCGGACTTCGGGCCATCGAAGCTGCGGACCTTCAAGGTCCCGGCCGACCCGGCCGAGCCCGTGGTCGAGGTCAACCTGATCGAGTGGGACCTGGATCGCCAGCCGGCGCCGGTGGGCCAGCCGCTGGTGACACCGCACGAGGCGCCAACCGCCACTGCGGACGACGTTGCGGCCGCCACGGAGCTCGCCCCGGCGGACGAGGACGTGCAGGCATGA
- a CDS encoding ROK family protein produces the protein MPTGNKDLLVEPPMGKVSTVSALGPTLGLDIGGTKLATAMVTPDGRHHGLQIAPTRREDGPDDVLRRLFDLGRASIDAAGLGSPWAVGISCGGPLDALAGVLECPPHLPGWLDIPIADTTSREFGVPTVLENDATAAALAEYQFGAGVCARSLIYLTVSTGIGGGSVIDGQLHRGATGNGGELGHITVRPGGRHCTCGRRGCLEAYCSGTQIAARAAEAVALAQETGRRTELAGIEPLTAAHVSQAAARGDAVAVDVWQETVELLGQALTDLVNVFEPDVAVLGGGVTRAGAMLLDPVAHIVRANAMGREAEVVRLELATLGDVVGVVGAAAVAWDRLGASH, from the coding sequence CACCGATGGGCAAGGTGAGCACAGTGAGCGCGCTCGGGCCGACCCTCGGGCTGGACATCGGTGGCACCAAGCTCGCCACGGCGATGGTGACCCCGGACGGGCGGCATCACGGGCTCCAGATCGCGCCGACCAGGCGCGAGGACGGGCCGGACGACGTGCTCCGCAGGCTCTTCGACCTGGGGCGGGCCTCGATCGACGCCGCCGGGCTCGGCTCGCCGTGGGCCGTCGGGATCTCCTGCGGCGGTCCGCTCGACGCCCTTGCAGGCGTCCTGGAGTGCCCGCCGCACCTTCCCGGTTGGCTGGACATTCCCATCGCCGACACGACATCGCGCGAGTTCGGCGTCCCGACGGTGCTTGAGAACGATGCCACAGCGGCGGCGCTGGCCGAGTACCAGTTCGGCGCGGGTGTCTGCGCGCGCAGCCTCATTTACCTGACGGTGTCCACCGGGATCGGCGGCGGCAGCGTGATCGACGGGCAGCTGCACCGCGGAGCCACCGGCAACGGTGGTGAACTGGGACACATCACCGTGCGGCCGGGAGGCCGGCACTGCACCTGCGGGCGGCGCGGCTGCCTGGAGGCATACTGCTCGGGCACGCAGATCGCGGCCCGTGCGGCGGAGGCCGTCGCCCTGGCGCAGGAGACCGGGCGCCGCACGGAACTCGCCGGAATCGAACCGCTGACGGCGGCCCACGTGTCCCAGGCGGCAGCCCGCGGCGACGCCGTCGCCGTCGACGTCTGGCAGGAGACCGTCGAGCTGCTCGGCCAGGCCCTGACCGACCTGGTCAACGTGTTCGAGCCCGACGTCGCCGTGCTCGGCGGCGGCGTCACCCGGGCCGGCGCGATGCTGCTCGACCCCGTGGCCCACATCGTGCGGGCCAACGCGATGGGGCGCGAGGCCGAGGTCGTGCGCCTCGAGCTCGCCACCCTCGGCGACGTCGTCGGCGTCGTCGGCGCGGCCGCAGTCGCCTGGGACCGCCTCGGGGCCTCCCACTAA